In a single window of the Anaerotignum faecicola genome:
- a CDS encoding tRNA pseudouridine(38-40) synthase TruA, with the protein MKRIKLIVAYDGTNYCGWQIQNNGRTIEEVLNEALTALLHEKVAVIGASRTDSG; encoded by the coding sequence ATGAAACGGATTAAGCTGATAGTGGCCTACGATGGCACAAACTACTGCGGATGGCAGATTCAGAACAACGGACGGACCATAGAAGAGGTCTTAAACGAGGCGCTGACGGCCCTGCTTCATGAGAAGGTGGCGGTGATCGGTGCCAGCCGGACTGATTCCGG